A portion of the Stigmatella aurantiaca DW4/3-1 genome contains these proteins:
- a CDS encoding lysophospholipid acyltransferase family protein: MIRAQKGGPFGWLLDRYVGWKFRSMFRGLWVRGTLPPGPEARLVYMNHSNWWDGFVLHQLGQAAGWDAYCLMEEKNLRRYRFLARIGAFSIRPGDAASSLESLRYARELMRRPRAAVGVFPEGEHRPFGVLPLRLERGVELLARAGRVECLPVAFRYAFFEHERPEVLVEVGPPHGPGPLSLFQESLGAVVQRVASAASPEGFTLKVAGGSGVAERWDALRRMRA; this comes from the coding sequence TTGATTCGAGCGCAGAAGGGAGGGCCATTCGGCTGGCTGCTGGACCGCTACGTGGGCTGGAAGTTCCGGTCCATGTTCCGGGGCTTGTGGGTGCGAGGCACGCTGCCCCCCGGCCCGGAGGCCCGTCTCGTCTACATGAACCACTCGAACTGGTGGGACGGCTTCGTGCTGCACCAGTTGGGGCAGGCCGCCGGGTGGGACGCGTACTGCCTGATGGAGGAGAAGAACCTGCGGCGCTACCGCTTCCTGGCGCGCATCGGGGCCTTCAGCATCCGGCCCGGAGATGCCGCCTCCTCGCTGGAGTCCCTGCGCTATGCGCGGGAGCTGATGCGAAGGCCGCGGGCGGCGGTGGGGGTGTTCCCGGAAGGAGAGCACCGGCCCTTTGGCGTGCTCCCGTTGCGGCTCGAGCGGGGTGTGGAACTGCTGGCGCGGGCTGGCCGGGTGGAGTGCCTGCCCGTGGCGTTCCGCTACGCCTTCTTCGAGCACGAGCGGCCGGAGGTGCTGGTGGAGGTGGGTCCCCCGCATGGGCCCGGCCCCCTGTCGCTGTTCCAGGAGTCGCTGGGGGCGGTGGTGCAGCGGGTGGCCTCGGCGGCGAGCCCGGAGGGCTTTACCCTGAAGGTAGCGGGGGGCAGCGGGGTAGCGGAGCGGTGGGACGCGCTGAGGAGAATGCGGGCATGA
- a CDS encoding lycopene cyclase domain-containing protein, whose translation MTYARFLGVFVVLPLLFLVVRYRKTFTARSLAPMGLLLIVVYAATSPWDNLAVKWGLWGFEAGRIWGLKLGYLPLEEYLFFGLQTLLVGLWARARLARALAGETRRRAVPSPKRDTALKPREVLP comes from the coding sequence ATGACGTACGCGCGTTTCCTCGGAGTGTTCGTGGTGCTGCCCCTCCTCTTTCTGGTGGTGCGGTACCGGAAGACGTTCACGGCCCGGAGCCTGGCGCCCATGGGGTTGCTGCTCATCGTGGTGTACGCGGCGACGTCGCCCTGGGACAACCTGGCGGTGAAGTGGGGGTTGTGGGGCTTCGAAGCCGGGCGCATCTGGGGCCTCAAGCTGGGGTATTTGCCGCTGGAGGAGTACCTCTTCTTTGGCCTGCAGACCCTGCTGGTGGGGCTGTGGGCGAGGGCGCGGCTGGCGAGGGCGCTGGCGGGAGAGACGCGACGCCGGGCGGTCCCTTCTCCGAAGCGGGACACGGCCCTGAAGCCGCGGGAGGTGTTGCCATGA
- a CDS encoding MerR family transcriptional regulator, translating into MSLLRIRTIARLTGIREATLRAWERRHGFPRPHRSENNYRAYTREEVENIRRVAKLIEEGLSVSEAIAQVKALPVGALPAGERLSERFWSAVMGMDTDEAQRVLDEGQASMDVDTYCDGFLLPLLREMGGRLDIAREHMASALIRQRLSALMAAEGTRQEGPRVVLACPARDHHEGGLLALGLYLKRRGWRVTMLGADTPAEALRSACAQVRPDLVALSFVRHREPEEMAAVLRECVQACSPVLVVVGGAAAREHLKAIFSAGAQYAETASEMMAQWQQARGASNRT; encoded by the coding sequence ATGAGCCTGCTGCGCATCCGCACCATTGCCCGGCTGACCGGCATTCGCGAGGCCACCTTGCGCGCCTGGGAGCGGCGCCATGGCTTCCCACGCCCGCACCGCAGTGAGAACAACTACCGCGCCTACACGCGCGAGGAAGTGGAGAACATCCGCCGAGTGGCGAAGCTCATCGAGGAGGGGCTGTCGGTGAGCGAGGCCATCGCTCAGGTGAAGGCCCTGCCGGTGGGTGCGCTGCCCGCGGGGGAGCGGCTCTCGGAGCGCTTCTGGTCCGCGGTGATGGGCATGGACACGGACGAGGCCCAGCGGGTGCTGGACGAAGGGCAGGCCTCCATGGACGTGGACACGTACTGCGATGGCTTCCTCCTGCCCCTGCTCCGGGAGATGGGGGGGCGGCTGGACATCGCCCGCGAGCACATGGCCTCGGCGTTGATCCGCCAGAGGCTGAGCGCGTTGATGGCGGCGGAAGGGACGCGGCAGGAAGGCCCCCGCGTGGTGCTGGCATGCCCCGCGAGGGACCACCACGAAGGAGGCCTGCTGGCGCTGGGGTTGTACCTGAAGCGGAGGGGTTGGCGGGTGACGATGCTGGGCGCGGACACGCCGGCCGAGGCCCTGCGCAGCGCGTGCGCCCAGGTGCGGCCGGACCTGGTGGCCCTGTCCTTCGTGCGCCACCGGGAGCCGGAGGAGATGGCGGCGGTGTTGCGCGAGTGCGTGCAAGCCTGTTCGCCCGTGCTGGTGGTGGTGGGAGGCGCGGCCGCGCGGGAGCACCTCAAAGCCATTTTTTCGGCCGGTGCGCAGTATGCGGAGACGGCCAGTGAGATGATGGCGCAGTGGCAGCAGGCCCGGGGTGCCTCTAACCGCACGTGA
- a CDS encoding lycopene cyclase domain-containing protein, with translation MMEGRWAYLVHLLGWALPVIAFQLGMLFWHYRERTGAVLRAVLPPAFMVGAYLSVADHLAIAAGIWNFGEGKHLGIYLGKVPLEEVLFFLITSVLVSLGLALFTALWSLREARVP, from the coding sequence CTGATGGAGGGGCGCTGGGCCTACCTCGTTCACCTGCTGGGGTGGGCGCTGCCCGTCATCGCCTTCCAGCTGGGGATGCTGTTCTGGCACTACCGCGAGCGCACGGGGGCGGTGCTGCGGGCGGTGTTGCCACCGGCCTTCATGGTGGGGGCCTACCTGTCGGTCGCGGACCACCTGGCCATCGCCGCGGGCATCTGGAACTTCGGCGAGGGCAAGCACCTGGGGATCTACCTGGGGAAGGTTCCCTTGGAAGAGGTGCTGTTCTTCTTGATCACCAGCGTGCTGGTTTCCCTGGGGTTGGCCTTGTTCACGGCGTTGTGGAGCTTGAGGGAGGCCCGGGTGCCTTGA
- a CDS encoding glycosyltransferase family 2 protein encodes MSLGALLGVGWAVLAAGFSAVALFRLLRVERRAATPTRVPVLLLRPVDEPTPRELENLSQPVDYAGPLEQVVVSPYRPRLGPGIRWLPSDPPTPNRKVGHLLYALAALDVGERVVLAVDADVAVTGALVEGLAGPVASGAALSTAAPTPVGAHGAVGWAVTGLLRHTHHSFRALHAMSVGAQAVCGKALGLSPGAIQELRGLGDHIGEDLELSRRLHARGMNVALAEAPALVPLGPEPSWRPALARFTRWMKVLASHRPALYPTVPLLFTPTLPLVVLSAVLGSGALAAATGALVLVRTLLSWRLAVLTVPPEGPWRAAAAPGLWAVAASWWLGEALLLAAFVRSWGQAKVTWRGRTYALRRGGRMAPEWPEFSGGRG; translated from the coding sequence ATGAGCCTCGGGGCGCTCCTGGGCGTGGGCTGGGCGGTGCTCGCCGCGGGCTTCAGCGCGGTGGCGCTGTTCCGGCTGCTGCGCGTGGAGCGGCGGGCCGCCACGCCCACGCGGGTGCCCGTGCTGTTGCTGCGGCCGGTGGACGAGCCCACGCCCCGGGAGTTGGAAAACCTCTCCCAGCCGGTGGACTATGCGGGCCCGCTGGAGCAGGTGGTGGTGTCCCCGTACCGGCCCCGGTTGGGGCCGGGAATCCGATGGTTGCCGAGTGATCCCCCCACACCGAACCGCAAGGTGGGCCATCTGCTGTACGCCCTGGCGGCGCTGGACGTGGGGGAGCGGGTGGTGCTGGCGGTGGACGCGGACGTGGCGGTGACGGGCGCACTGGTGGAGGGGCTGGCGGGGCCGGTGGCATCGGGCGCGGCGCTGAGCACGGCGGCGCCCACGCCCGTGGGGGCTCACGGCGCCGTGGGCTGGGCGGTGACGGGGTTGCTGCGCCACACGCACCACAGCTTCCGGGCCCTGCATGCGATGAGCGTGGGCGCCCAGGCGGTGTGCGGCAAGGCGCTGGGGTTGTCGCCCGGGGCGATCCAGGAGTTGCGCGGGCTGGGAGACCACATCGGCGAGGACCTGGAGCTGTCCCGGCGGCTCCACGCGCGGGGGATGAACGTGGCGCTGGCGGAGGCGCCCGCGCTGGTGCCCCTGGGGCCCGAGCCCTCGTGGCGCCCCGCGCTGGCGCGCTTCACGCGGTGGATGAAGGTGCTGGCCAGCCACCGGCCGGCGCTCTACCCGACGGTGCCGCTGCTCTTCACGCCGACGCTGCCGCTCGTGGTGCTGAGCGCGGTGCTGGGCTCGGGGGCGCTGGCGGCGGCGACGGGCGCGCTGGTGCTGGTGCGCACATTGCTGTCCTGGCGGCTGGCGGTGCTGACGGTGCCCCCCGAGGGCCCGTGGCGGGCCGCCGCGGCGCCTGGCCTGTGGGCGGTGGCCGCCTCGTGGTGGCTGGGGGAGGCGCTGCTGCTCGCGGCGTTCGTGCGCTCGTGGGGACAGGCGAAGGTGACATGGCGCGGGCGGACCTATGCGCTGCGGCGCGGCGGCCGAATGGCGCCAGAGTGGCCCGAGTTCAGCGGAGGTCGGGGATGA
- a CDS encoding S8 family peptidase, with protein sequence MKTVRNTLFLGSALALAACGGELNDSEMLDGAEVGQAEAPLVLAPAGTAVPGSYIVVTKQEGGLRRASLASRITPRHSYSVINGFAADLSAEQLAEVRKDPNVLFVEEDAVVQLEATQSNATWGIDRIDQESLPLSGTYTYTSTGAGVTAYIIDTGIQVNHSQFGGKAAVAYDAVGDGQNGNDCQGHGTHVAGTIGSTTYGVAKGVNLRAVRVLNCSGSGTNSGVIAGINWVTSNHVKPAVANMSLGGSASSAVNTAVTNLSNAGVFVAVAAGNSNANASGFSPASAPAVTTVAASTKTDARASYSNYGSLIDIYAPGTDITSTWIGSGTNTISGTSMASPHVAGVGALYKATYGDASSATVDAWIKNNASNNKITSNPSGTVNKLLNKRSL encoded by the coding sequence ATGAAGACCGTGCGTAACACGCTTTTCCTTGGTTCTGCCCTGGCCCTGGCCGCTTGTGGTGGTGAGCTGAATGACTCCGAGATGCTCGACGGAGCCGAAGTGGGTCAGGCCGAGGCGCCGCTGGTGCTGGCGCCCGCCGGGACCGCCGTGCCGGGCTCTTACATTGTCGTGACGAAGCAGGAGGGCGGTCTGCGCCGCGCCTCGCTCGCCTCGCGCATCACCCCGCGCCACAGCTACAGCGTCATCAACGGCTTTGCCGCCGACCTGTCCGCGGAGCAGCTGGCCGAGGTACGCAAGGATCCCAACGTCCTGTTCGTCGAGGAGGACGCGGTGGTGCAACTGGAGGCCACCCAGTCCAACGCGACCTGGGGCATCGACCGCATCGACCAGGAGAGCCTGCCGCTGAGCGGCACCTACACCTATACCAGCACCGGCGCCGGCGTGACCGCGTACATCATCGACACGGGCATCCAGGTGAACCACTCGCAGTTCGGTGGCAAGGCGGCGGTCGCGTATGACGCGGTGGGCGACGGCCAGAACGGCAATGACTGCCAGGGTCACGGCACGCACGTGGCGGGCACCATCGGCAGCACCACCTACGGCGTGGCCAAGGGCGTCAATCTGCGCGCGGTGCGCGTGCTGAACTGCTCGGGCTCCGGCACCAACTCGGGCGTCATCGCCGGCATCAACTGGGTGACCAGCAACCACGTCAAGCCCGCGGTGGCCAACATGAGCCTCGGCGGCAGCGCCTCGTCGGCGGTGAACACGGCGGTGACCAACCTGTCCAACGCGGGCGTGTTCGTCGCGGTGGCCGCGGGCAACAGCAACGCCAACGCCAGCGGCTTCTCCCCCGCGAGCGCCCCGGCCGTCACCACGGTGGCCGCCTCCACGAAGACGGACGCGCGCGCCTCGTACTCCAACTACGGCAGCCTGATCGACATCTACGCGCCGGGCACCGACATCACCTCCACGTGGATCGGCAGCGGCACCAACACCATCAGCGGCACCTCGATGGCCTCGCCGCACGTGGCGGGCGTGGGCGCGCTCTACAAGGCCACCTACGGCGACGCGTCCTCGGCCACCGTTGACGCGTGGATCAAGAACAACGCCAGCAACAACAAGATCACCAGCAACCCGTCGGGCACCGTGAACAAGCTTCTGAACAAGCGCTCGCTGTAA
- a CDS encoding MFS transporter translates to MKFLRDLRSVLNLTVLVAGLGYFVDLFDITLFGVVRVASLKDIGITDPAEILEKGLLIYNCQMIGMMVGGLVWGILADRRGRLSVMFGSILLYSFANIGNAFAWDATSYAVFRFLGGLGLAGELGAAITLVAESLPKDKRGLGTTVVATLGMLGIVAAALIGQRLHWKTAYLTGGVMGLALLFARFKISESELFAKKTDPSRANPLLLLQGGRFLKYVCCILIGVPIYFTTGILFTFAPELTAGLNVQGTVTAGNAILYGSFGLTLGDLLSGLFSQWLKSRRRAVALNLVLGFGLMLVYGLASGLTSTTIYLLSFLIGITVGYWAVLVTMAAEQFGTNIRATVATTVPNFVRGSATLAASGFAVLKGQMPVANAALLVGSICFGLALLALTRIEETFHRDLDYEEGSQPE, encoded by the coding sequence GTGCTGAATCTGACGGTCCTCGTCGCCGGCCTGGGCTACTTCGTCGACCTCTTCGACATCACCCTGTTCGGGGTTGTGCGCGTCGCGTCCCTCAAGGACATTGGCATCACCGATCCGGCGGAGATCCTCGAGAAGGGTCTGCTCATCTACAACTGCCAGATGATCGGCATGATGGTGGGGGGCCTCGTCTGGGGCATCCTGGCCGACCGGCGTGGCCGTCTGTCGGTGATGTTCGGCTCCATCCTGCTCTACTCGTTCGCCAACATCGGCAATGCGTTCGCCTGGGACGCAACGAGCTACGCGGTCTTCCGTTTCCTGGGAGGCCTGGGGCTCGCGGGCGAGCTGGGCGCCGCCATCACCCTGGTGGCCGAATCGCTGCCGAAGGACAAGCGCGGCCTGGGCACGACGGTGGTGGCGACGCTGGGCATGCTGGGCATCGTCGCCGCGGCGCTCATCGGGCAGCGCCTGCACTGGAAGACGGCGTACCTGACCGGCGGGGTGATGGGGCTGGCGCTCCTGTTCGCGCGCTTCAAGATCTCCGAATCCGAGCTGTTCGCCAAGAAGACGGACCCCTCGCGCGCCAACCCCCTGCTGCTGCTCCAGGGCGGGCGGTTCCTCAAGTACGTCTGCTGCATCCTCATCGGGGTGCCCATCTACTTCACCACCGGCATCCTGTTCACCTTCGCCCCCGAGCTCACCGCGGGGCTGAACGTGCAGGGGACGGTGACGGCCGGCAACGCCATCCTGTATGGCTCCTTCGGGCTGACGCTGGGAGACCTGCTCTCGGGCCTGTTCAGCCAGTGGCTCAAGAGCCGCCGGCGCGCGGTGGCGCTCAACCTGGTGCTGGGCTTCGGGCTGATGCTCGTGTACGGCCTCGCCTCGGGGCTCACCAGCACCACCATCTACCTGCTGAGCTTCCTCATCGGCATCACGGTCGGGTACTGGGCGGTGCTGGTGACCATGGCGGCCGAGCAGTTCGGCACCAACATCCGCGCCACGGTGGCCACGACGGTGCCCAACTTCGTGCGCGGCTCGGCGACGCTGGCGGCCAGCGGGTTCGCGGTGCTCAAGGGGCAGATGCCCGTGGCCAACGCGGCGCTCCTGGTGGGCAGCATCTGCTTCGGCCTCGCGCTGCTGGCGCTCACGCGCATCGAGGAGACGTTCCACCGGGACCTCGATTACGAGGAGGGCTCCCAGCCCGAATGA
- a CDS encoding YqjF family protein, protein MDRLAPSLRPDERVVMYQRWRKLLFLHWELPAQELARALPPGLSLDTYEGRAFIGLVPFTMRGVRPALLPPFPPLSNFHETNVRTYVHLNGKDPGVFFFSLDAANGIAVRLARAWYKLPYFYSRMSLMDDAASGWRSYRSERRWPAPVPATFAVRGLPEGAAAVSSPGTLQHFLMERYFLYTAHGGALLRGQVHHVPYPVRSARVEGLEESLLEAVGLRRPDSAPLVHASEGVDVEVFALKRV, encoded by the coding sequence ATGGATCGCCTCGCCCCGTCGCTGCGGCCCGATGAGCGCGTGGTGATGTACCAGCGCTGGCGCAAGCTGCTCTTCCTCCACTGGGAGCTGCCCGCGCAGGAGCTGGCGCGCGCCTTGCCCCCGGGGCTCTCGCTGGACACGTATGAAGGGCGGGCGTTCATCGGGCTGGTGCCCTTCACCATGCGGGGCGTGCGTCCCGCGCTGCTGCCCCCGTTCCCCCCGCTGTCCAACTTCCACGAGACGAACGTGCGCACGTACGTGCACCTGAACGGCAAGGACCCGGGGGTGTTCTTCTTCAGCCTGGATGCGGCCAACGGCATCGCCGTGCGGCTGGCGCGGGCCTGGTACAAGTTGCCGTACTTCTATTCGCGGATGTCCCTCATGGACGATGCGGCGAGCGGGTGGCGCTCCTACCGCTCCGAGCGCCGCTGGCCCGCCCCCGTGCCCGCCACGTTCGCCGTGCGGGGGCTGCCCGAGGGCGCCGCGGCGGTCTCCTCGCCTGGGACGCTTCAGCACTTCTTGATGGAGCGCTACTTCCTTTATACCGCGCACGGGGGGGCGCTCCTTCGCGGCCAGGTGCACCACGTGCCCTACCCGGTGCGGAGCGCGCGCGTGGAGGGGCTGGAGGAGTCCCTGCTGGAGGCGGTGGGCTTGCGCCGTCCGGACAGCGCCCCACTGGTGCACGCCTCGGAAGGGGTGGATGTCGAGGTGTTCGCGCTCAAGCGCGTCTGA
- a CDS encoding MerR family transcriptional regulator, with product MAERTYRIHIAAELSGVSPELIRAWERRYGVPRPLRTPAGYRVYTEQDVALLRRLKQLVGEGMSIREAAAWASREVEHVQVPPPVLAEGGTSRTEEWREAVLAAAERYDQTRVSQVLDEVLAALPPLKAFDEVLAPVQRAVGDRWHAGTLTVAQEHLVSQVVRARLVNLLHVAPENLGQRHAVLGCFPDEEHEVGLLGAALRLRHAGIRVSLLGQRVPVKDLGHLVGQLRPHLVGLSAVVNPGAAAFEQTLSELMAVLPAQVPLWVGGPAALHHAEVCARWGARVFRPGDDWAVLLA from the coding sequence ATGGCCGAGCGCACTTATCGCATCCACATCGCCGCGGAACTGTCGGGCGTCAGCCCGGAACTCATTCGCGCCTGGGAGCGCCGCTATGGGGTGCCGCGGCCCCTGCGCACGCCCGCGGGTTATCGCGTCTACACGGAGCAGGATGTCGCGCTGCTCCGGCGGCTCAAGCAGCTCGTTGGCGAGGGCATGTCCATCCGCGAGGCCGCGGCATGGGCCTCCCGGGAGGTGGAGCACGTGCAGGTGCCTCCGCCGGTGCTCGCCGAAGGGGGCACCTCGCGCACGGAGGAATGGCGTGAGGCGGTGCTCGCGGCGGCGGAGCGCTATGATCAGACCCGCGTCTCCCAGGTGCTGGACGAGGTCCTGGCGGCGCTGCCCCCCCTCAAGGCCTTCGACGAGGTGCTGGCCCCCGTGCAGCGCGCGGTGGGAGACCGGTGGCACGCGGGCACGCTGACGGTGGCCCAGGAGCACCTGGTGTCCCAGGTGGTGCGGGCGCGGCTGGTAAACCTGCTGCACGTGGCGCCGGAGAACCTGGGGCAGCGGCACGCGGTGCTCGGGTGCTTCCCGGACGAAGAGCACGAGGTGGGGCTGCTGGGGGCCGCGCTCCGGCTGCGGCACGCGGGGATCCGGGTGAGCCTGTTGGGGCAGCGCGTCCCCGTGAAGGACCTCGGCCACCTGGTGGGGCAGCTTCGCCCCCACCTGGTGGGGCTGTCGGCCGTGGTGAACCCTGGCGCGGCCGCCTTCGAACAAACCCTCTCCGAGCTGATGGCCGTGTTGCCCGCCCAGGTTCCCCTCTGGGTAGGCGGCCCCGCGGCCTTGCACCACGCGGAGGTGTGCGCGCGGTGGGGCGCGCGGGTGTTCCGGCCCGGGGACGACTGGGCTGTGTTGCTGGCCTGA
- a CDS encoding 2OG-Fe(II) oxygenase, producing MTDFIEIHDGVLDPKLCRDIIDRFNRSSHVQRGRIGHGVDTSKKDSYDLCMNLTPDWEDLVRLLMDRTFPPLRSYLRKYLYTLIGAVSPAVLDPKTGQRVALTEQNFAALGDPLLDQLVGYFYRYGYLNVQKYIQGSGGYPHWHSEIYPKDASCEPLHRVLAFQFYLNDVSKGGETEFYYQQRKVESKAGRLIIFPAGFTHTHRGNVPESGDKYIITSWVLFQRSETMYGNNPPT from the coding sequence ATGACCGACTTCATCGAGATCCATGACGGTGTCCTGGACCCCAAGCTGTGCCGGGACATCATCGATCGTTTCAACCGGAGCTCCCACGTGCAGCGGGGCCGCATCGGCCACGGCGTGGACACCTCCAAGAAGGACAGCTACGACCTGTGCATGAACCTCACCCCGGACTGGGAAGACCTGGTCCGGCTGCTGATGGATCGCACCTTTCCGCCGCTGCGCAGCTACCTGCGCAAGTACCTGTACACCTTGATTGGCGCCGTCTCTCCCGCCGTCCTGGACCCCAAGACGGGGCAGCGGGTGGCGCTGACGGAGCAGAACTTCGCCGCCCTGGGAGATCCCCTCCTGGATCAGCTCGTGGGCTACTTCTACCGCTACGGCTACCTCAACGTGCAGAAGTACATCCAGGGCTCGGGTGGCTACCCGCACTGGCACTCGGAGATCTACCCGAAGGATGCCAGCTGTGAGCCGCTGCACCGCGTGCTGGCGTTCCAGTTCTACCTGAACGACGTGAGCAAGGGCGGCGAGACGGAGTTCTACTACCAGCAGCGCAAGGTCGAGTCGAAGGCCGGGCGGCTCATCATCTTCCCCGCGGGTTTCACGCACACCCACCGGGGCAACGTGCCGGAGTCCGGGGACAAGTACATCATCACCTCGTGGGTGCTGTTCCAGCGCTCCGAGACCATGTACGGCAACAACCCTCCCACGTGA
- a CDS encoding carotenoid 1,2-hydratase, translating to MSSSPVLPSLPSGPGTYRWYYADVTSGEYSAVFIFMVGSLFSPRYSVTARQGGQPWEHAAVNFALYRKGVRLCWVLSEYPHLALESAWRLRIGGSTLSYEGNRVRMEVEERTAPWGRPVRANLTLEPLTPLGTEVQLVPDLPHWWQPMAPRARARLEWVTEGQVLEGLGYHDTNHGAEQLGARLPGWRWARTHGGQETVVDYVLPGGVAPVRVKAGEQGVQCEREAHGLAVPSMGRTGWGLRVPRHLHAGPLMVGEAKLLESSPFYARVEARRNGLDTLGEVADFRRFHLPYIRWMAHFRTRVERSS from the coding sequence ATGAGTTCATCACCCGTACTGCCATCACTCCCATCCGGTCCCGGGACGTACCGCTGGTACTACGCGGACGTCACCTCGGGCGAGTACAGCGCCGTCTTCATCTTCATGGTGGGCTCGCTCTTTTCGCCGCGGTACTCGGTGACGGCGCGCCAGGGGGGACAGCCCTGGGAGCATGCCGCGGTGAATTTCGCCCTGTACCGCAAGGGCGTGCGCCTGTGCTGGGTGCTCAGTGAGTACCCGCACCTGGCGCTGGAGTCCGCGTGGCGGCTGCGCATTGGTGGCTCCACGCTCAGCTACGAGGGCAACCGGGTGCGCATGGAGGTGGAGGAGCGCACGGCGCCCTGGGGCCGCCCCGTGCGGGCGAACCTGACGCTGGAGCCGCTCACGCCGCTGGGGACAGAGGTGCAACTGGTGCCGGACCTGCCGCATTGGTGGCAGCCCATGGCGCCGCGGGCCCGGGCCCGGCTGGAGTGGGTGACCGAGGGGCAGGTGCTCGAGGGATTGGGCTACCACGACACGAACCACGGCGCGGAGCAACTGGGCGCGCGGCTCCCTGGCTGGCGCTGGGCGCGCACGCACGGGGGCCAGGAGACGGTGGTGGACTACGTGCTGCCCGGTGGGGTGGCCCCCGTGCGGGTGAAGGCGGGGGAGCAGGGGGTGCAGTGCGAGCGCGAGGCGCACGGGCTGGCGGTGCCGTCCATGGGGCGCACGGGCTGGGGCCTCCGGGTGCCGCGCCATCTGCACGCGGGCCCCCTGATGGTGGGGGAGGCGAAGCTGCTGGAGTCCTCGCCCTTCTACGCGCGCGTGGAGGCCCGGCGGAACGGGTTGGACACCCTGGGGGAGGTGGCGGACTTCCGGCGCTTTCACCTGCCCTACATCCGATGGATGGCGCACTTCCGCACGCGTGTGGAGCGGTCCTCATGA
- a CDS encoding tetratricopeptide repeat protein, with the protein MRRFIVLLATLACFGGCSCQDKPRALPPKAVATAPAQALSAPALPSAPPIAPEAMEWHMQGRERGKEGQFQEALQLFQQAQAAAPDWLFPLYDTGYTYILMGDTAKALETFEQVDARAPQGFSESKKFLDSLRREKAGTVPPGTLRDFLALRQLRDPKQTHQKLVALTQRAPQFVPAWQELAMSEEDPVAAGTLVEKTLALNPDIETRGMLLVHQATLLRRRGQQDEALKKLRALAGDAQLPPRITSLARELQQTLPPPAPSAPAP; encoded by the coding sequence ATGCGCCGCTTCATCGTTCTGTTGGCCACCCTCGCGTGCTTCGGAGGGTGCTCGTGTCAGGACAAGCCCCGCGCCCTTCCACCGAAGGCCGTGGCCACCGCCCCCGCACAGGCCCTCTCCGCCCCTGCCCTGCCCTCCGCGCCGCCCATTGCTCCGGAGGCCATGGAGTGGCACATGCAGGGCCGCGAGCGTGGCAAGGAGGGCCAGTTCCAGGAGGCGCTCCAGCTCTTCCAGCAGGCGCAGGCCGCCGCCCCGGACTGGCTCTTCCCGCTCTACGACACGGGCTACACGTACATCCTCATGGGCGACACCGCCAAGGCCCTCGAGACTTTCGAGCAGGTGGATGCGCGCGCGCCGCAGGGCTTCTCCGAGAGCAAGAAGTTCCTCGACAGCCTCCGCCGCGAGAAGGCGGGCACCGTCCCCCCGGGCACCCTGCGGGACTTCCTCGCCCTGCGCCAGTTGCGAGACCCGAAGCAGACCCACCAGAAGCTGGTGGCGCTCACCCAGCGCGCGCCCCAGTTCGTGCCCGCCTGGCAGGAGCTGGCCATGTCCGAGGAAGACCCCGTGGCCGCCGGCACGCTCGTGGAGAAGACGCTGGCCTTGAACCCGGACATCGAGACCCGAGGCATGCTGCTCGTGCACCAGGCCACGCTCCTGCGCCGGCGCGGCCAGCAGGACGAAGCCCTGAAGAAGCTGCGCGCGCTGGCGGGGGACGCTCAGCTTCCTCCCCGCATCACCTCGCTGGCCCGGGAGCTTCAGCAGACCCTCCCCCCGCCCGCGCCCTCGGCCCCGGCCCCCTGA